From a single Bacillus sp. E(2018) genomic region:
- the rpsJ gene encoding 30S ribosomal protein S10, with product MAKQKIRIRLKAYDHRILDQSAEKIVETAKRSGAKVSGPIPLPTEKAIYTILRAVHKYKDSREQFEMRTHKRLIDIIEPTPQTVDSLMRLDLPSGVDIEIKL from the coding sequence ATGGCAAAGCAAAAGATTCGTATCCGTTTAAAGGCGTATGATCATAGAATTCTTGATCAATCAGCTGAAAAAATCGTAGAAACTGCTAAGCGTTCAGGAGCAAAGGTATCTGGTCCTATCCCACTACCTACTGAGAAAGCGATCTACACGATCCTTCGTGCGGTTCATAAGTACAAGGACTCTCGTGAGCAGTTCGAAATGCGTACTCATAAGCGCTTGATCGATATTATCGAGCCAACACCACAAACAGTTGATTCGTTAATGCGTTTGGATCTACCGTCTGGTGTAGACATCGAAATTAAACTATAA
- the tuf gene encoding elongation factor Tu encodes MGKEKFDRSKTHANIGTIGHVDHGKTTLTAAITTVLAKKNGKGVAMAYDQIDGAPEERERGITISTAHVEYETDSRHYAHVDCPGHADYVKNMITGAAQMDGGILVVSAADGPMPQTREHILLSRQVGVPYLVVFMNKCDMVDDEELLELVEMEVRDLLSEYDFPGDDIPVIKGSALKALEGDADWEAKIYELMDAVDSYIPTPPRDTEKPFMMPVEDVFSITGRGTVATGRVERGVVKVGDVVEILGLTEEPKSTTVTGVEMFRKLLDYAEAGDNIGALLRGVSREDVERGQVLAKPGTVKAHTKFKSEVYVLSKEEGGRHTPFFSNYRPQFYFRTTDVTGIIQLPEGVEMVMPGDNVEMTVELIAPIAIEEGTKFSIREGGRTVGAGVVATITE; translated from the coding sequence ATGGGTAAAGAGAAATTTGATCGTTCCAAAACGCATGCTAACATTGGTACTATCGGTCACGTTGACCATGGTAAAACAACTTTAACAGCTGCTATCACTACTGTTCTTGCTAAGAAAAACGGTAAAGGTGTAGCTATGGCTTATGACCAAATCGACGGTGCTCCAGAAGAGCGCGAACGTGGAATCACAATCTCAACTGCACACGTTGAGTATGAAACTGATTCTCGTCACTATGCACACGTAGACTGCCCAGGACATGCTGACTATGTTAAGAACATGATCACTGGTGCAGCACAAATGGATGGTGGGATCCTAGTAGTATCTGCTGCTGACGGCCCAATGCCACAAACTCGTGAGCACATCCTTCTTTCTCGTCAAGTAGGTGTACCTTACCTTGTTGTATTCATGAACAAGTGTGACATGGTAGACGACGAAGAACTTCTTGAGCTAGTAGAAATGGAAGTTCGTGACCTTCTTTCTGAGTATGACTTCCCAGGAGATGATATTCCTGTAATCAAAGGTTCTGCTCTTAAAGCTCTTGAAGGAGACGCTGATTGGGAAGCTAAAATCTACGAGCTAATGGATGCTGTAGATTCTTATATCCCAACTCCTCCACGTGACACTGAAAAGCCATTCATGATGCCAGTTGAGGATGTATTCTCAATCACTGGTCGTGGTACAGTTGCTACTGGACGTGTTGAGCGTGGTGTAGTAAAAGTTGGTGACGTAGTTGAGATCCTTGGTCTTACTGAAGAGCCAAAATCAACAACTGTAACAGGTGTTGAAATGTTCCGTAAGCTTCTTGACTATGCTGAAGCTGGTGACAACATTGGTGCACTTCTTCGTGGGGTTTCTCGTGAAGATGTTGAGCGTGGACAAGTTCTTGCTAAGCCAGGTACTGTTAAAGCTCACACTAAGTTCAAATCAGAAGTTTATGTTCTTTCAAAAGAAGAGGGTGGACGTCACACTCCATTCTTCTCTAACTACCGTCCTCAGTTCTACTTCCGTACAACTGACGTAACTGGTATCATCCAACTTCCTGAAGGCGTAGAAATGGTTATGCCTGGAGATAACGTTGAGATGACTGTAGAACTAATCGCTCCAATCGCTATCGAAGAAGGAACTAAGTTCTCTATTCGTGAAGGTGGACGTACAGTTGGTGCAGGCGTAGTTGCAACAATCACTGAGTAA
- the fusA gene encoding elongation factor G: MAREFSLKNTRNIGIMAHIDAGKTTTTERVLYYTGRIHKIGETHEGASQMDWMEQEQERGITITSAATTAQWKGHRVNIIDTPGHVDFTVEVERSLRVLDGAVALLDAQSGVEPQTETVWRQATTYGVPRVVFVNKMDKIGADFLYSVKTIHDRLGANAHPIQLPIGAEDQFEAIIDLVEMNAVFYGNDLGTDIEVREIPEEHMPLAEEYRNKLIEAVAELDEEMMMKYLEGEEITKEELKAGIRQGTCNVEFYPVMCGSAFKNKGVQLMLDAVLDYLPSPVDVPAIKGVLPDSEEEVTRESSDEAPFSALAFKVMTDPYVGKLTFFRVYSGTLNSGSYVQNSTKGKRERVGRILQMHANSREEISIVYAGDIAAAVGLKDTTTGDTLCDEKNLVILESMVFPEPVISLSIEPKSKADQDKMGMALAKLAEEDPTFRTETNEETGQTIIAGMGELHLDILVDRMRREFKVEANVGAPQVAYRETIRQAAKVEGKFVRQSGGRGQYGHVWVEFEPGEEGSGFVFENKIVGGAVPREYIPAVQAGIEESMKNGMLAGFPLLDLKARIVDGSYHDVDSNEMAFKIAGSMALKNAKAKCDPAILEPIMKVEVTVPEEYMGDIMGDVTSRRGRVEGMEARGNAQIVKAMVPLAEMFGYATSLRSRTQGRGTYSMHFDHYEEVPKSISEEIIKKATGA, encoded by the coding sequence ATGGCTAGAGAATTCTCCTTAAAAAATACTCGTAATATCGGTATCATGGCTCACATCGATGCTGGTAAAACAACGACTACTGAACGTGTTCTTTACTATACTGGCCGTATCCACAAAATTGGTGAAACTCATGAAGGAGCTTCACAAATGGACTGGATGGAGCAGGAACAAGAGCGTGGAATCACGATTACTTCCGCTGCTACTACTGCTCAATGGAAAGGTCACCGTGTCAACATCATTGATACACCAGGACACGTAGACTTTACAGTTGAAGTAGAACGTTCATTACGTGTATTAGACGGAGCGGTTGCATTACTTGATGCTCAATCAGGTGTTGAACCACAAACAGAAACAGTTTGGCGTCAAGCGACTACTTACGGGGTACCTCGTGTAGTATTCGTAAACAAAATGGACAAGATCGGTGCGGATTTCTTATATTCCGTAAAAACGATTCATGACCGCCTTGGTGCTAACGCTCACCCGATCCAATTACCGATCGGTGCGGAAGACCAATTCGAAGCAATCATCGACTTAGTTGAAATGAACGCTGTATTCTACGGAAACGACCTTGGTACTGATATCGAAGTTCGTGAAATTCCTGAAGAGCACATGCCGTTGGCTGAAGAATACCGTAACAAGTTAATTGAAGCGGTAGCTGAGCTAGACGAAGAAATGATGATGAAGTACTTAGAAGGCGAAGAAATTACGAAGGAAGAGCTTAAAGCAGGTATCCGTCAAGGAACTTGTAACGTTGAGTTCTACCCAGTAATGTGTGGTTCGGCATTTAAGAACAAAGGTGTTCAGCTTATGCTTGACGCTGTTCTTGATTACCTTCCATCGCCGGTTGATGTACCAGCTATTAAAGGTGTACTTCCTGACTCTGAAGAAGAAGTAACTCGTGAATCAAGTGACGAAGCACCATTCTCTGCACTTGCATTTAAAGTTATGACTGACCCTTATGTTGGTAAGTTAACATTCTTCCGTGTGTACTCAGGTACATTGAACTCTGGATCATACGTACAGAACTCTACAAAAGGAAAGCGCGAGCGTGTTGGACGTATCCTTCAAATGCACGCAAACTCCCGTGAAGAGATTTCAATCGTATACGCTGGAGATATCGCAGCTGCTGTAGGTCTTAAAGACACTACAACTGGTGATACACTTTGTGATGAAAAGAACCTTGTTATCTTAGAATCCATGGTATTCCCAGAGCCAGTTATCTCACTATCTATCGAGCCGAAGTCTAAAGCAGACCAAGACAAGATGGGTATGGCGCTTGCTAAGCTTGCTGAAGAAGATCCAACATTCCGTACTGAAACAAACGAAGAAACTGGACAAACGATCATCGCAGGTATGGGTGAGCTTCACCTTGATATCCTAGTTGACCGTATGCGCCGTGAATTCAAGGTAGAAGCTAACGTGGGTGCTCCTCAGGTTGCTTACCGTGAAACAATTCGCCAAGCTGCTAAAGTTGAAGGTAAATTCGTTCGTCAGTCCGGTGGTCGTGGACAATACGGTCACGTTTGGGTTGAATTCGAGCCAGGTGAAGAAGGATCTGGATTCGTATTTGAAAACAAAATCGTTGGTGGGGCAGTTCCTCGTGAATACATCCCTGCAGTTCAAGCTGGTATTGAAGAATCAATGAAAAACGGAATGCTTGCTGGTTTCCCATTACTTGACCTTAAAGCTCGTATCGTTGATGGATCTTACCATGATGTTGACTCCAACGAAATGGCGTTTAAGATTGCCGGTTCAATGGCACTTAAGAACGCAAAAGCAAAGTGTGACCCTGCAATTCTAGAGCCGATTATGAAAGTTGAAGTAACGGTTCCTGAAGAGTACATGGGTGACATCATGGGTGACGTAACTTCTCGTCGTGGACGTGTTGAAGGTATGGAAGCTCGTGGTAACGCACAAATCGTTAAAGCGATGGTTCCACTTGCTGAGATGTTCGGTTATGCAACTAGCTTGCGTTCTCGTACACAAGGCCGCGGTACTTACTCAATGCACTTCGATCACTACGAAGAAGTACCTAAGTCAATCTCTGAAGAAATCATCAAAAAAGCAACTGGAGCTTAA
- the rpsG gene encoding 30S ribosomal protein S7: MPRKGPVARRDVLPDPIYKSKLVTRLINKIMIDGKRGVAQTILYNAFDLIKERTNQDPMEVFEQALKNIMPVLEVRARRVGGANYQVPVEVRPERRTTLGLRYLTNYSRLRGEKTMEERLAYEIMDAANNTGASVKKREDMHKMAEANKAFAHYRW, encoded by the coding sequence ATGCCACGTAAAGGACCTGTTGCTCGTCGTGATGTGTTACCTGATCCAATTTACAAGTCTAAGCTTGTAACTCGTCTAATCAATAAAATTATGATTGACGGTAAGAGAGGGGTAGCTCAAACAATCTTGTACAATGCGTTCGATCTTATTAAAGAACGTACGAACCAAGATCCTATGGAAGTGTTTGAACAAGCTCTTAAAAATATCATGCCAGTTCTTGAAGTTCGTGCTCGCCGTGTTGGTGGAGCTAACTACCAAGTACCAGTTGAAGTTCGCCCAGAGCGTCGTACAACACTAGGACTTCGTTACCTAACGAACTACTCTCGTCTACGCGGAGAAAAGACAATGGAAGAACGTCTTGCGTATGAGATCATGGATGCTGCTAATAACACTGGTGCTTCAGTTAAGAAGCGCGAAGATATGCACAAAATGGCAGAAGCAAACAAAGCGTTTGCTCACTACCGCTGGTAA
- the rpsL gene encoding 30S ribosomal protein S12, which produces MPTINQLVRKGRVSKSKKSDSPALNKGYNSFKKSQTNVSSPQKRGVCTRVGTMTPKKPNSALRKYARVRLTNGIEVTAYIPGIGHNLQEHSVVLIRGGRVKDLPGVRYHIVRGALDTAGVNNRMQGRSKYGTKRPKEAKK; this is translated from the coding sequence ATGCCTACAATTAACCAATTAGTTCGCAAAGGTCGTGTTTCTAAATCAAAGAAATCTGACTCTCCTGCGTTAAACAAAGGTTACAACAGCTTCAAAAAGTCCCAAACTAACGTTTCATCTCCGCAAAAGCGTGGAGTTTGTACACGTGTTGGTACTATGACTCCTAAGAAGCCGAACTCGGCGCTTCGTAAGTATGCGCGTGTTCGTCTAACTAACGGAATCGAAGTTACAGCTTACATTCCTGGTATTGGCCACAACCTTCAAGAGCACAGTGTTGTTCTTATCCGTGGAGGACGTGTAAAAGATTTACCGGGGGTACGTTACCACATCGTTCGTGGTGCTCTTGATACGGCTGGTGTTAACAACCGTATGCAAGGTCGTTCTAAATACGGAACGAAGCGTCCAAAGGAAGCTAAGAAGTAA
- a CDS encoding 50S ribosomal protein L7ae-like protein: MSYEKVTQASEIIVGTKQTIKALQNGEVKELVVAEDADFRVTSKVLQIAEEKHVPIVKVDSMKKLGKACGIDVGAATVAIKG, from the coding sequence ATGTCTTATGAAAAAGTGACACAGGCTTCTGAAATTATCGTAGGTACTAAGCAAACAATCAAAGCTTTACAGAACGGCGAGGTCAAAGAGCTGGTCGTTGCGGAAGACGCAGATTTTCGAGTAACGAGCAAAGTATTGCAGATTGCCGAAGAGAAGCACGTACCGATCGTAAAGGTTGATTCCATGAAAAAGCTTGGAAAAGCATGCGGTATAGATGTCGGGGCCGCAACTGTTGCGATAAAAGGATAA
- the rpoC gene encoding DNA-directed RNA polymerase subunit beta' has protein sequence MIDVNNFEYMKIGLASPDKIRSWSRGEVKKPETINYRTLKPEKDGLFCERIFGPTKDWECHCGKYKRVRYKGVVCDRCGVEVTRAKVRRDRMGHIELAAPVSHIWYFKGIPSRMGLVLDMSPRALEEVIYFASYVVTDTGDTPLEKKQLLSEKEYRTYREKYGKGFTAQMGAEAIKRLLEDIDAEKEVEMLKEELKTAQGQRRTRAIKRLEVLEAFRHSGNHADWMILEVLPVIPPELRPMVQLDGGRFATSDLNDLYRRVINRNNRLKRLLDLGAPNIIVQNEKRMLQEAVDALIDNGRRGRPVTGPGNRPLKSLSHMLKGKQGRFRQNLLGKRVDYSGRSVIVVGPNLKMYQCGLPKEMALELFKPFVMKELVSKGLAHNIKSAKRKVERVQPEVWDVLEEVIREHPVLLNRAPTLHRLGIQAFEPTLVEGRAIRLHPLVCTAYNADFDGDQMAVHVPLSAEAQAEARILMLAAQNILNPKDGKPVVTPSQDMVLGNYYLTLEREGAIGEGSVFKDINEAIIAYENGFVHLHSRIAVPVSSLNKETFTDEQQSKLLMTTVGKLLFNEILPPSFPYINEPTTTNLQVETPEKYFLDPAANVKEEIQKHEEIVPFKKGILGKIIAEVFKRFKITETSKMLDRMKDLGFKYSTRAGITIGVSDIVVLPEKQEILAVAEEKVVNVTKQFRRGLITEEERYERVINVWSLAKDEIQNKLMGTLDKRNPIFMMSDSGARGNASNFTQLAGMRGLMANPAGKIIELPIKSSFREGLTVLEYFISTHGARKGLADTALKTADSGYLTRRLVDVAQDVIVREDDCGTDRGLEVAAIKEGNEVIEPLHERLIGRTAYKKVYHPETKELLADVNQLITEDMAAHIEEVGVKAVTIRSVFTCDTRHGVCKKCYGRNLATGSDVEVGEAVGIIAAQSIGEPGTQLTMRTFHTGGVAGDDITQGLPRIQELFEARNPKGQAVISELEGTVVGVNDNKDKREVVVQGEIESRSYTIPFGARIKAVEGDKVTAGQVLTEGSIDPKELIKVRGAEGVQEYLLREVQKVYRMQGVEIGDKHVEVMVRQMLRKVRIIDSGDSQVLPGALMDIHAFTDVNRSVLLEGGTPATGRPVLLGITKASLETESFLSAASFQETTRVLTDAAIKGKRDELLGLKENVIIGKLIPAGTGMNRYRNIGINSPVVEDENNEEAELPTELVSQD, from the coding sequence TTGATAGACGTAAATAATTTTGAATATATGAAAATTGGTCTTGCTTCACCGGACAAAATCCGGTCGTGGTCAAGAGGGGAAGTAAAAAAACCTGAAACAATCAACTACCGTACACTTAAGCCTGAAAAAGACGGCTTGTTCTGTGAAAGAATTTTCGGTCCTACAAAAGACTGGGAATGTCATTGCGGAAAGTATAAGCGCGTCCGTTATAAAGGCGTGGTTTGTGACCGTTGTGGTGTTGAAGTAACAAGAGCTAAAGTTCGACGTGACCGTATGGGTCACATCGAGCTTGCTGCTCCTGTATCTCACATTTGGTACTTCAAGGGTATCCCAAGCCGTATGGGTCTTGTTTTGGATATGTCTCCAAGAGCATTAGAAGAAGTAATTTACTTTGCTTCATACGTTGTTACTGATACAGGAGATACTCCTCTTGAGAAGAAACAGCTGCTTTCAGAAAAGGAATACCGCACATACCGTGAAAAGTATGGTAAAGGTTTCACTGCACAAATGGGTGCAGAAGCGATCAAACGTCTTTTAGAAGACATCGATGCTGAAAAAGAAGTTGAGATGTTGAAAGAAGAGCTTAAAACCGCACAAGGCCAACGCCGTACGCGTGCGATTAAGCGTTTAGAAGTACTAGAAGCTTTCCGTCACTCTGGCAACCATGCCGATTGGATGATTCTAGAAGTACTTCCGGTTATTCCGCCGGAATTGCGTCCGATGGTTCAGCTTGATGGTGGACGTTTTGCCACATCTGACCTTAACGACCTTTACCGTCGTGTTATCAACCGTAATAACCGTCTGAAGCGTCTATTAGACCTAGGTGCTCCAAATATTATCGTTCAAAATGAAAAACGTATGCTTCAAGAAGCAGTTGATGCATTAATCGATAATGGTCGTCGTGGCCGTCCGGTTACTGGACCAGGAAATCGTCCGTTAAAATCACTTTCACACATGTTGAAAGGGAAACAAGGTCGTTTCCGTCAAAACTTGCTAGGTAAACGTGTTGACTACTCTGGACGTTCGGTTATCGTAGTAGGTCCGAACTTAAAGATGTACCAATGTGGTCTTCCTAAAGAGATGGCACTTGAGCTCTTCAAACCATTCGTTATGAAAGAGCTAGTATCAAAAGGTCTTGCACACAACATTAAGAGTGCAAAACGCAAAGTAGAGCGCGTTCAGCCAGAAGTTTGGGATGTTTTAGAAGAAGTTATTCGTGAACACCCGGTTCTACTAAACCGTGCACCTACACTTCACAGACTTGGTATCCAAGCATTCGAACCAACGCTTGTAGAAGGCCGTGCAATCCGTCTTCACCCGCTCGTATGTACAGCTTACAACGCTGACTTTGACGGTGACCAAATGGCGGTCCACGTTCCTCTATCTGCTGAAGCACAAGCAGAGGCTCGTATCTTAATGCTAGCTGCCCAAAACATCTTGAACCCGAAAGATGGTAAGCCGGTAGTAACACCGTCACAGGATATGGTTTTAGGTAACTATTACCTGACTCTTGAACGTGAAGGGGCTATTGGTGAAGGGTCTGTATTTAAAGACATCAACGAAGCGATCATCGCTTATGAAAATGGATTCGTGCACTTGCATTCTCGTATTGCAGTACCGGTATCCAGCTTAAATAAAGAAACTTTCACAGATGAACAGCAATCTAAGCTTCTTATGACGACAGTAGGTAAGTTGTTATTCAACGAAATCCTGCCTCCGTCATTCCCTTACATTAACGAACCGACTACGACGAACCTTCAAGTGGAAACACCTGAAAAGTACTTCTTAGATCCGGCTGCTAATGTAAAAGAGGAAATCCAGAAGCATGAGGAAATTGTTCCATTTAAGAAAGGGATTCTAGGTAAGATTATCGCGGAAGTATTCAAACGCTTTAAGATTACTGAAACGTCTAAGATGCTTGACCGCATGAAGGACTTAGGATTTAAATATTCTACGCGCGCTGGTATCACGATCGGTGTATCCGATATCGTTGTACTACCTGAAAAGCAAGAGATTCTTGCTGTAGCCGAAGAAAAAGTAGTTAACGTTACAAAGCAATTCAGACGTGGTTTGATCACGGAAGAAGAGCGCTATGAGCGTGTAATAAATGTTTGGAGTTTGGCGAAAGACGAAATCCAAAATAAATTGATGGGTACACTTGATAAGCGAAACCCAATCTTCATGATGAGTGACTCCGGTGCCCGTGGTAACGCATCTAACTTTACGCAGTTAGCTGGTATGCGTGGTCTGATGGCCAACCCGGCTGGTAAAATCATCGAGCTTCCAATCAAATCAAGTTTCCGTGAAGGTCTAACAGTACTCGAGTACTTTATCTCTACTCACGGAGCGCGTAAAGGTCTTGCCGATACAGCCCTTAAAACAGCTGACTCAGGTTACCTTACTCGTCGTTTGGTTGACGTTGCTCAAGATGTTATCGTACGTGAAGATGACTGTGGAACGGACCGCGGCTTAGAAGTTGCAGCTATTAAAGAAGGCAACGAAGTTATCGAGCCTCTTCATGAGCGTTTGATCGGCCGTACTGCTTATAAAAAGGTATACCATCCTGAAACAAAAGAACTTCTTGCAGACGTTAATCAGCTGATCACTGAAGACATGGCCGCTCATATTGAAGAAGTAGGCGTGAAAGCAGTAACGATCCGTTCTGTATTTACTTGTGACACTCGTCACGGTGTTTGTAAGAAATGTTACGGACGCAACCTTGCAACAGGCTCCGACGTTGAAGTTGGGGAAGCTGTTGGAATTATCGCTGCTCAATCCATCGGTGAGCCAGGTACACAGCTTACAATGCGTACCTTCCATACAGGTGGGGTAGCAGGAGACGATATCACACAAGGTCTTCCGCGTATCCAAGAATTGTTTGAAGCGCGTAACCCGAAAGGTCAAGCGGTTATCTCTGAGCTTGAAGGTACGGTTGTTGGCGTGAACGACAATAAAGATAAGCGTGAAGTAGTCGTTCAAGGTGAAATTGAATCTAGATCTTACACGATTCCTTTCGGTGCCCGTATTAAAGCAGTCGAAGGCGATAAGGTAACTGCCGGTCAAGTATTGACGGAAGGTTCGATCGACCCTAAAGAGTTAATTAAAGTACGTGGTGCAGAAGGCGTACAAGAATACCTATTGCGTGAGGTTCAGAAAGTTTACCGTATGCAAGGGGTTGAAATCGGAGATAAGCACGTTGAAGTTATGGTTCGCCAGATGCTTCGTAAAGTGCGCATCATCGATTCTGGTGATTCTCAAGTACTTCCAGGAGCACTTATGGATATTCATGCCTTTACGGATGTTAACCGCAGTGTACTTCTTGAAGGTGGAACCCCTGCTACAGGTCGTCCAGTGCTTCTTGGTATTACAAAAGCATCTCTTGAGACTGAATCATTCTTATCAGCTGCATCATTCCAAGAAACAACTCGAGTTCTTACAGATGCTGCCATCAAAGGTAAGCGTGACGAATTACTCGGACTTAAGGAAAATGTTATTATTGGTAAGCTGATCCCAGCTGGAACGGGTATGAACCGTTACAGAAACATCGGTATCAACTCTCCAGTAGTTGAAGATGAGAACAATGAAGAGGCAGAATTGCCTACAGAACTTGTTTCTCAAGATTAA